One stretch of Glycine soja cultivar W05 chromosome 7, ASM419377v2, whole genome shotgun sequence DNA includes these proteins:
- the LOC114418488 gene encoding probable methyltransferase PMT13 translates to MPHLNLPASKRVRQWRVLDLISAAFFGLVFLFFMLVFTPAGDSLAASGRQTLLLSASADPRQRLHVAAAIEAGQQSRVIDACPADTAADHMPCEDPRLNSQLSREMNYYRERHCPPLETSPLCLVPPPKGYKVPVQWPESLHKIWHSNMPYNKIADRKGHQGWMKLDGPHFIFPGGGTMFPDGAEQYIEKLGQYIPMNGGILRTALDMGCGVASFGGYLLAQNILTMSFAPRDSHKSQIQFALERGVPAFVAMLGTRRLPFPAFGFDLVHCSRCLIPFTAYNASYFIEVDRLLRPGGYLVISGPPVQWPKQDKEWSDLQAVARALCYELIAVDGNTVIWKKPAVEMCLPNQNEFGLDLCDDSDDPSFAWYFKLKKCITRMSSVKGEYAIGTIPKWPERLTASLPRSTVLKNGADVYEADTKRWVRRVAHYKNSLKIKLGTPAVRNVMDMNAFFGGFAAALNSDPVWVMNVVPSHKPITLDAIFDRGLIGVYHDWCEPFSTYPRTYDLIHATSIESLIKDPASGRNRCSLLDLMVELDRILRPEGTVVVRDTPEVIEKVARVVRAVRWKPTIYNKEPESHGREKILVATKTFWKS, encoded by the exons GCGGATCCAAGACAGCGCCTCCATGTGGCGGCGGCCATAGAGGCGGGTCAGCAGTCGCGCGTGATCGATGCCTGCCCCGCCGACACCGCCGCCGACCACATGCCATGCGAGGATCCGCGGCTCAACAGCCAGCTCAGCAGGGAGATGAATTACTACCGCGAGAGGCACTGCCCGCCGCTCGAGACCTCGCCGCTCTGCCTCGTTCCGCCGCCGAAGGGATACAAGGTGCCGGTGCAGTGGCCGGAGAGCTTGCACAAG ATATGGCACAGCAACATGCCATACAACAAGATTGCTGACAGGAAAGGTCACCAAGGATGGATGAAGCTTGATGGTCCTCACTTTATATTCCCTGGAGGTGGCACAATGTTTCCAGATGGAGCAGAGCAGTATATTGAAAAACTTGGTCAATACATTCCAATGAATGGCGGTATTCTGAGGACTGCTCTTGATATGGGATGTGGG GTTGCCAGTTTTGGAGGATATTTGCTAGCTCAAAACATATTAACCATGTCTTTTGCTCCAAGAGATTCACACAAATCACAGATTCAATTTGCACTTGAAAGAGGAGTACCAGCTTTTGTTGCCATGCTTGGTACTCGCAGACTTCCATTTCCTGCATTTGGCTTTGACTTAGTCCATTGTTCCCGGTGTTTAATCCCTTTTACAGCCTACA ATGCATCTTATTTCATTGAAGTGGACAGATTACTTCGCCCTGGTGGATATTTAGTCATTTCTGGTCCCCCTGTTCAGTGGCCTAAACAAGATAAAGAATGGTCTGATCTCCAGGCTGTGGCAAGAGCTTTGTGTTATGAATTGATTGCCGTAGATGGTAACACTGTGATCTGGAAAAAGCCAGCAGTGGAGATGTGTCTCCCCAACCAAAATGAATTTGGTCTAGACTTATGTGATGATTCAGATGACCCAAGTTTTGCATG GTACTTCAAATTGAAGAAATGCATCACTAGGATGTCTTCTGTCAAAGGTGAATATGCTATTGGCACGATTCCCAAGTGGCCAGAAAGGCTAACTGCTTCTCTACCAAGATCCACAGTCCTGAAAAATGGTGCTGATGTATATGAGGCAGACACTAAGCGATGGGTAAGGAGGGTTGCACACTATAAGAATTCCCTAAAAATAAAGTTGGGGACTCCAGCAGTACGCAATGTCATGGACATGAATGCATTTTTTGGGGGATTTGCAGCAGCACTAAATTCTGATCCTGTGTGGGTAATGAATGTTGTTCCATCTCACAAGCCAATAACTCTTGATGCAATCTTTGACAGAGGTCTTATTGGAGTCTATCATGATTG GTGTGAACCTTTCTCAACATATCCTCGCACCTATGATCTGATTCATGCGACAAGCATTGAATCACTTATAAAGGATCCAGCTTCTGGCAGAAATAG ATGTAGCCTTCTTGATTTGATGGTGGAACTCGATCGAATTTTACGCCCAGAAGGCACTGTTGTGGTGAGGGATACCCCTGAAGTAATTGAGAAAGTAGCTCGGGTTGTGCGTGCAGTGAGGTGGAAGCCCACCATATATAATAAAGAACCTGAATCACATGGCAGGGAGAAAATCCTAGTTGCAACCAAGACCTTCTGGAAGAGCTAA